Proteins encoded by one window of Anopheles maculipalpis chromosome 2RL, idAnoMacuDA_375_x, whole genome shotgun sequence:
- the LOC126559395 gene encoding uncharacterized protein LOC126559395, protein MNNTLKRTIFALLLLCIQQAQSLRCYGCMSNVSFADCSEKAVELDCNKMDPELVNGTFACAKGSGVSPQGNVFMKTCIPDMSETTFCAQLSEEAAGGKVEVCKVCKDKDLCNTGSGLVLTGALLLLTVCLMLGA, encoded by the exons ATGAATAACACACTAAAACGAACCATTTTTGCGCTGCTTTTGCTGTGCATCCAACAAG CACAATCTCTCCGGTGTTATGGATGTATGAGTAACGTGAGCTTTGCCGATTGTTCCGAAAAAGCTGTTGAGCTCGATTGTAACAAAATGGATCCAGAGTTGGTGAATGGAACATTTGCGTGTGCGAAAGGCAGCGGCGTTAGTCCGCAAGGGAACGTTTTCATGAAAACGTGCATTCCGGATATGTCCGAGACCACCTTTTGTGCCCAGCTTTCCGAGGAGGCAGCCGGTGGTAAAGTGGAAGTATGTAAAGTGTGCAAAGATAAGGATCTATGTAACACTGGCAGTGGACTAGTGTTGACAGGAGCTCTATTACTGTTAACTGTTTGTTTAATGCTAGGCGCGTGA